From Nitrospinota bacterium, one genomic window encodes:
- a CDS encoding rRNA pseudouridine synthase — translation MTMKDSSRTTKRPERPERPKTPKTNSPASEGGPVRLHKIIAAAGICSLRKAEELVAEGRVSVNGQVVTEKGAAAWPGSDIIKVDGKPVVKTAAKTYLMMYKPKGIVTTRSDEMGRKTVMDLLPKEHQSLYPVGRLDLMSEGLLLFTNDGIFAQAVMAPKHGVERIYMVKARNKPDQKTMKKMISGITVEGEKLAADSVEVEEEVGRNCWLKITLSEGRNRHIRKLLETLGLPVLKLKRVAIGQIKLGALKPGEVIHLPVEEVNKLMKSAGMRKKGK, via the coding sequence ATGACGATGAAGGATTCGTCCAGAACGACGAAGAGGCCGGAGAGGCCGGAGAGGCCGAAGACGCCGAAGACAAACAGCCCGGCGAGTGAAGGTGGGCCTGTAAGGCTCCATAAGATAATAGCCGCCGCCGGAATATGCTCGCTTCGCAAAGCGGAGGAGCTTGTGGCCGAGGGGCGCGTTTCGGTGAACGGGCAGGTGGTCACGGAAAAGGGCGCCGCCGCCTGGCCCGGGAGCGACATTATAAAGGTGGACGGCAAGCCGGTGGTCAAGACCGCCGCCAAGACATACCTTATGATGTACAAGCCAAAGGGGATCGTCACCACCCGTTCGGACGAGATGGGGCGCAAGACGGTGATGGACCTTCTGCCCAAGGAACACCAGAGCCTTTACCCGGTGGGGAGGCTCGACCTCATGTCCGAAGGGCTTCTGCTTTTCACCAACGACGGGATTTTCGCCCAGGCAGTGATGGCGCCAAAGCACGGCGTGGAACGGATATACATGGTGAAGGCCCGGAACAAGCCGGACCAGAAGACGATGAAGAAGATGATCTCCGGGATCACTGTGGAAGGGGAGAAGCTGGCGGCGGACTCTGTGGAAGTGGAAGAAGAGGTGGGGCGCAACTGCTGGCTTAAAATCACGTTGAGCGAGGGGCGCAACCGTCACATACGAAAACTGCTGGAGACCCTCGGCCTGCCGGTGCTAAAGCTCAAAAGGGTGGCCATCGGCCAGATTAAATTGGGCGCGCTAAAGCCCGGTGAAGTGATCCATCTTCCCGTGGAGGAGGTCAACAAGCTGATGAAATCGGCCGGAATGCGGAAAAAGGGGAAGTGA
- a CDS encoding GHMP kinase, translating into MGKIVATAPARVDLAGGTLDIWPLNLFFKDTLTLNMAISISARAEVTPRRDGKIVLVSRDGGKRVEFKNLPQIKHNHPLGLLSRLVEKFIRKGGVEVVTMSEAPAGAGLAGSSALNIALCGALSRAAGDKTSKAKLIDIAKDVEAALLHTPTGLQDYAAAVFGGVNAFRFPAGGMQRASLDIAGKELERRLILFYSGQSRNSGINNWEMFKRVIDKDRRAMNLFAKIAGCAVQASEALADGDFKRFEKAVASEWKARRSLFPSISTDVIDGAIQAGVKAGARAARICGAGGGGCFFVLAEPGSRRAVIEAVEKLGPRHLPFTLSTKGLRVYNARKD; encoded by the coding sequence ATGGGGAAAATCGTGGCCACCGCCCCCGCACGGGTGGACCTGGCGGGAGGGACGCTGGACATCTGGCCCCTGAACTTGTTTTTCAAGGACACCCTCACGTTGAACATGGCCATATCCATAAGCGCCCGTGCGGAAGTGACGCCGCGCAGGGACGGCAAAATTGTCCTGGTCTCCCGCGACGGTGGCAAGCGCGTGGAATTCAAGAATCTGCCGCAAATAAAACATAATCATCCGCTGGGCCTGCTTTCACGGCTTGTGGAGAAATTCATCCGCAAGGGAGGGGTGGAGGTGGTCACCATGTCAGAAGCTCCGGCGGGGGCTGGGCTGGCCGGATCGTCGGCTTTGAATATCGCGCTGTGCGGGGCGTTGTCCCGGGCGGCGGGTGATAAGACATCCAAGGCGAAACTTATAGACATAGCCAAGGACGTGGAGGCGGCGTTGCTGCACACCCCCACCGGATTGCAGGACTACGCCGCGGCGGTGTTCGGCGGTGTCAACGCTTTCAGGTTCCCCGCCGGGGGGATGCAGCGGGCCAGCCTGGATATCGCCGGCAAGGAGCTTGAGCGCCGGCTGATATTGTTTTATTCCGGCCAGTCGCGCAATTCCGGGATCAACAACTGGGAGATGTTCAAGCGGGTGATAGACAAGGACAGGCGCGCGATGAACCTTTTCGCGAAGATCGCCGGATGCGCTGTGCAGGCTTCGGAGGCGTTGGCCGATGGCGATTTTAAACGGTTTGAGAAAGCCGTCGCCAGCGAATGGAAGGCCCGGCGATCCCTCTTTCCCTCCATATCTACCGATGTGATAGACGGCGCCATACAGGCCGGTGTTAAAGCAGGCGCCCGCGCCGCCAGGATTTGCGGAGCCGGAGGTGGTGGATGTTTTTTTGTGCTGGCGGAACCAGGAAGTCGCAGGGCGGTCATCGAAGCGGTGGAAAAACTAGGGCCGCGCCACCTTCCTTTCACCCTTTCAACCAAGGGGCTGCGGGTTTATAATGCGCGGAAAGATTGA
- a CDS encoding macro domain-containing protein: MGDITEIAADAIVNPSNASLVLGSGVSGAIAAKGGPSIQEQMGKIGGCPVGSAVVTGAGTLKARHVIHAVGPQMGEGDEDNKLHNATLASLKKAEELKIGSIVFPAISTGVFGFPVERCAAIMISTALDHFATGSPRSLNRVIFCLWGKESFETFNKALDWLMPQM, encoded by the coding sequence ATGGGGGACATCACCGAAATCGCCGCGGACGCCATTGTCAATCCGTCCAACGCAAGCCTGGTCCTCGGCTCGGGCGTGTCCGGGGCCATAGCGGCGAAAGGGGGCCCATCCATACAAGAGCAGATGGGCAAGATCGGCGGATGCCCCGTCGGAAGCGCCGTGGTGACCGGGGCGGGAACGCTGAAGGCCAGGCACGTCATCCACGCCGTGGGGCCGCAGATGGGGGAGGGGGACGAGGACAACAAGCTGCACAACGCCACGCTCGCCTCGCTCAAAAAGGCGGAAGAATTAAAGATCGGCTCCATCGTTTTTCCCGCTATCTCGACGGGTGTTTTCGGATTCCCGGTGGAACGGTGCGCCGCGATAATGATATCCACCGCGTTGGACCATTTCGCCACCGGCTCCCCGCGCAGCCTTAACAGGGTGATTTTCTGCCTATGGGGAAAAGAGTCGTTCGAGACTTTCAACAAAGCGCTCGACTGGCTGATGCCCCAGATGTGA